The following proteins are encoded in a genomic region of Methanobrevibacter gottschalkii DSM 11977:
- a CDS encoding ribonuclease H-like domain-containing protein, producing MNAYIEHEKYLKNTLLGLNNSSDSKQKEKSLSSHYFKDLKEKLLIQYENKSLKDVMDCNICNTSFGDALKITTKEKIDFNIYDNNFKNQINHNLKLLPKIGLKTEENLKNKGYMTIESLKNHDKYCDTASKFLNKIDDMSFHEIMDLLDNNRYSKKCRDNLLKCISLTDVENFKFMDIETKGLSNVPIILIGVAEIKKCKIISSQYFLRDYTEEQNIIEAYLNHLDEDSIHVTFNGKSFDVPFIRNRCIYNRINHNLELPHLDLMYFAKNLWKGSLPNFKLQTIEEEIFGITRYRDVPGQYIPGYYDTYLSKKNIGPVVPIIQHNCQDIISLASFLEKMYEDVN from the coding sequence ATGAATGCTTATATTGAACATGAAAAATATTTGAAAAATACATTGCTTGGATTAAATAATTCATCAGATTCCAAACAAAAAGAAAAGAGTTTGTCTAGTCATTATTTTAAAGATTTAAAAGAAAAATTGTTAATACAATATGAGAATAAATCATTAAAAGATGTAATGGACTGCAATATATGTAACACATCTTTTGGGGATGCATTGAAAATAACTACAAAAGAAAAAATTGATTTTAATATTTATGATAATAATTTTAAAAATCAAATTAATCACAATCTCAAATTACTTCCGAAAATTGGCCTTAAAACTGAAGAAAATCTTAAAAATAAGGGATACATGACAATTGAATCTCTTAAAAATCATGACAAATATTGCGATACCGCATCAAAATTTCTAAATAAAATTGATGACATGTCTTTTCATGAAATAATGGATTTATTGGATAACAATAGGTATTCTAAAAAGTGTAGGGATAATTTACTTAAATGTATAAGTTTAACTGATGTTGAAAACTTCAAATTCATGGATATTGAAACTAAAGGACTTTCAAATGTTCCAATAATTTTAATAGGTGTTGCTGAAATCAAAAAATGTAAAATCATATCTTCACAATATTTCTTAAGGGATTACACTGAAGAACAGAATATTATTGAAGCATATTTGAATCATTTGGATGAAGATTCTATTCATGTAACATTCAATGGAAAAAGTTTCGATGTTCCATTTATACGGAATAGATGTATTTACAATAGAATTAACCATAATCTGGAGTTGCCTCATTTGGATTTAATGTATTTTGCAAAGAATTTATGGAAAGGTTCACTTCCAAATTTCAAACTTCAAACTATTGAAGAGGAAATTTTTGGAATAACTCGTTATAGGGATGTTCCCGGCCAATATATTCCAGGATATTATGACACTTATTTATCCAAGAAAAATATAGGGCCAGTTGTACCAATAATCCAACACAACTGTCAAGATATTATTTCGCTTGCAAGTTTTCTTGAGAAAATGTATGAGGATGTAAATTAG
- a CDS encoding flagellar protein gives MGLFDRFKKSDKKEKKLIPDNPEIEDEELRLKEIAINHKDRLERAQAADKISNEFLALDMAKTVKDRAIRLIAANKLKDEDLLMDAALNSQFFDVRSFAWERLGENNKSIAEIVINTKKNSHVDEIFNKIVDEETLKWIAIEAVDKRYRTRALNKIDDAGILYDLVFKSNDSSIKKAAILKDSFVSEDILKKVAIEDKDEGVKKIAIGKIKNEDSLVLIAQNEDNAKVRSFIFDKINNPENLKHIILDSKKADVKTELINKITDSDLLAKIALEDNDNIVRSEAVKKITDEEILIKIISTEKDRFVRQIAVKNINNPKELIKIALNDDDQFVRNHAISNSALADEKDFKYLAINSIHEDVASEALNHINDENDFIDILKNAKLTSIRKNTLDNISDLETLIRIILSNEDEEFSLKALDKIKVEKCLIKIYEQNISENISIRAISLIRNQKYLGEVARNDSSWKVREAATKKVVSRKVLKEISNNDENEYVRNIAKKKLKL, from the coding sequence ATGGGTTTATTTGATAGATTTAAAAAAAGCGATAAAAAAGAAAAGAAATTAATTCCAGATAATCCGGAGATTGAAGATGAAGAGCTACGTTTAAAAGAAATAGCTATTAATCATAAAGATAGGCTTGAAAGGGCGCAAGCAGCAGATAAAATTTCAAATGAATTTCTTGCACTGGACATGGCTAAGACCGTGAAAGATAGGGCTATTAGATTAATTGCTGCAAATAAATTAAAAGATGAAGATTTATTAATGGATGCTGCTTTAAACTCACAGTTTTTCGATGTAAGAAGCTTTGCATGGGAAAGACTTGGGGAGAACAATAAATCCATAGCTGAAATTGTAATAAATACTAAGAAAAATTCTCATGTAGATGAAATATTTAATAAAATTGTTGATGAAGAAACTCTTAAATGGATTGCAATTGAAGCAGTTGATAAAAGATATAGAACACGTGCTCTAAATAAAATTGATGATGCCGGGATATTATATGATTTAGTTTTTAAATCAAATGACAGTTCTATTAAAAAAGCAGCTATTTTAAAAGATTCTTTTGTAAGTGAGGATATTCTTAAAAAAGTCGCCATTGAAGATAAGGATGAAGGAGTAAAAAAAATCGCTATTGGTAAAATTAAAAATGAGGATTCACTTGTATTAATAGCTCAAAATGAAGATAATGCGAAGGTTAGATCATTCATTTTTGATAAAATTAACAATCCGGAAAATTTAAAGCATATTATTTTAGATTCTAAAAAGGCAGATGTCAAAACAGAATTAATTAACAAGATAACTGACTCTGACCTTTTAGCCAAAATCGCACTTGAAGATAATGATAATATTGTTAGAAGTGAAGCTGTTAAAAAAATAACTGACGAAGAGATATTAATTAAAATAATCAGCACGGAAAAAGATAGATTTGTTCGCCAGATTGCTGTAAAAAATATAAACAATCCTAAAGAATTAATTAAAATAGCTTTAAATGATGATGATCAGTTTGTAAGAAATCATGCAATTTCAAATTCTGCTCTGGCCGATGAAAAAGATTTTAAATATTTGGCCATTAATTCAATACATGAAGATGTGGCATCGGAAGCATTAAATCATATTAATGATGAAAATGATTTCATTGATATATTAAAAAATGCTAAACTCACATCAATTAGAAAAAATACACTAGATAACATCAGTGATTTAGAAACATTAATTAGAATTATTCTTTCAAACGAGGATGAAGAATTTTCTCTTAAAGCTTTAGATAAAATCAAAGTGGAAAAATGCCTGATTAAAATATATGAACAGAATATTTCAGAAAATATCTCAATCAGAGCTATTTCATTAATAAGAAATCAAAAATATTTGGGTGAAGTAGCTAGAAACGATTCTTCTTGGAAAGTTCGTGAAGCGGCTACTAAAAAAGTGGTAAGTAGAAAAGTTTTAAAAGAAATCTCAAATAATGATGAAAATGAGTATGTGAGAAATATTGCTAAAAAGAAATTGAAATTATAA
- a CDS encoding 4Fe-4S binding protein gives MKKITRIFFSPSGTTKKIVDKIATNFKYEKEICDLLHFNDTKEFTDSDIVIVGMPVFSGRIPKTARNRLLKLTGNNTKAIAVANYGNAKVGDALIELVDILKENNFDVIAAISTVSHHSIFNGVAVGRPDTADMEKINEFGQKCVEKLESGESLNSEVPGNRPYADYKQLPFIVSCDQNKCIFCYDCVTFCPENAIPDEDPADVDLDICSRCTACIHICQEDARSFTGEAFETKKPVFESENSERKEVELYL, from the coding sequence ATGAAAAAAATAACTAGAATATTTTTTAGCCCATCTGGGACTACTAAAAAAATAGTAGATAAAATAGCTACTAACTTCAAATACGAAAAAGAGATTTGTGATTTATTACATTTTAATGACACTAAAGAATTTACAGACAGTGATATTGTTATTGTTGGAATGCCTGTTTTTTCTGGAAGAATCCCAAAAACCGCTCGCAATAGACTATTGAAATTAACAGGAAATAACACAAAAGCAATTGCTGTTGCAAACTATGGAAATGCTAAAGTAGGCGATGCATTAATTGAATTAGTAGATATTCTTAAAGAAAATAACTTTGATGTTATCGCAGCAATTTCCACCGTTAGCCACCACTCCATTTTTAATGGTGTTGCCGTTGGAAGACCAGATACTGCAGATATGGAAAAAATCAATGAATTTGGACAAAAATGTGTAGAAAAATTGGAATCTGGTGAATCCCTCAACTCAGAAGTTCCTGGAAACAGACCATATGCCGATTACAAACAATTGCCTTTTATCGTAAGCTGTGATCAGAATAAATGCATATTCTGTTATGATTGTGTTACTTTCTGTCCTGAAAATGCAATACCTGATGAGGATCCTGCCGATGTTGACCTTGACATATGTTCAAGATGCACTGCATGCATCCATATATGTCAAGAAGATGCTAGAAGTTTTACCGGAGAAGCATTTGAAACTAAAAAACCTGTTTTTGAAAGTGAAAATAGTGAAAGAAAAGAAGTTGAACTTTATTTATAA
- a CDS encoding M42 family metallopeptidase, which translates to MMELMRELSLTPGVSGSEEKIAEIITRELKDVADKIETDSMGNIIATKKGEKKAPTVMLASHMDEIGLMVRYIDDDGFIKFSNIGGINDQMLMNQTVTVHSSVGEPIVGVIGSKPPHVTTAEEKNKVVKSTDMFIDIGAKDKEEAEKMVRIGDKMTFNSLFAEYPNNLIMGKALDNRVGCYVMMEVLKRVDTRATVYGVGTVQEEVGLKGAKTSAFRLNPDLAIALDVTLSGDHPGIKPEEAPVVMGKGPAIILADASGRGILTQQSVKDLLINAGDENEIPYQLEVSDGGTTDGTAIHLTREGIPTGVLSVPTRYIHTPVSVCSMDDVEATIQLITEAINNL; encoded by the coding sequence ATGATGGAATTAATGAGAGAGCTATCTTTAACACCAGGCGTTTCTGGTTCCGAAGAAAAAATAGCTGAAATTATTACACGTGAATTAAAAGATGTAGCTGATAAAATTGAAACTGACAGTATGGGAAACATTATTGCAACCAAAAAAGGTGAAAAAAAGGCTCCTACTGTAATGCTAGCATCTCACATGGATGAGATTGGTTTAATGGTAAGGTACATTGATGATGATGGTTTTATTAAATTCTCAAACATTGGTGGAATTAATGATCAGATGTTAATGAACCAGACTGTAACTGTTCATTCTTCCGTTGGAGAACCGATTGTAGGAGTCATTGGTTCAAAACCACCTCACGTAACAACTGCTGAAGAAAAAAACAAAGTTGTTAAATCTACCGACATGTTTATTGATATTGGTGCAAAAGACAAAGAAGAAGCAGAGAAAATGGTTAGAATTGGAGACAAAATGACATTCAATTCTTTATTTGCTGAATATCCAAATAATTTAATCATGGGTAAAGCATTAGACAATCGTGTAGGTTGCTATGTAATGATGGAAGTTTTAAAAAGAGTAGATACTAGAGCTACTGTTTATGGTGTAGGTACCGTTCAGGAAGAAGTAGGTCTTAAGGGAGCTAAAACTTCCGCATTTAGATTAAACCCTGATCTTGCTATTGCACTTGATGTAACATTATCTGGTGATCATCCTGGAATTAAACCGGAGGAGGCGCCTGTAGTGATGGGTAAAGGTCCGGCTATTATATTGGCGGATGCAAGTGGAAGGGGTATTTTGACTCAACAGTCTGTAAAAGATTTGCTCATTAATGCTGGAGATGAAAATGAAATTCCATATCAGTTAGAAGTAAGTGATGGCGGCACTACTGATGGAACTGCAATACACTTAACTCGTGAAGGAATTCCAACAGGTGTTTTATCTGTTCCTACTCGTTATATACACACTCCGGTAAGTGTATGTAGTATGGATGATGTTGAAGCAACTATTCAATTAATTACAGAAGCCATAAATAATTTATAA
- the tsaA gene encoding tRNA (N6-threonylcarbamoyladenosine(37)-N6)-methyltransferase TrmO: MNIELESIGTIHTEFKEIEGMPIQPTGAKGIKGTIEIKDKFVDGLKDLKDFSHIHLIYLLHKVEGYKLEVKPFMDTKTHGVFATRSPKRPNRIGMSVVKVNKVEGNKVHVENVDILNGTPLLDIKPYVPQLYEDTIDELKIGWFESKHQKAKSQKSDDRFK; encoded by the coding sequence ATGAATATCGAATTAGAATCAATTGGTACAATACATACTGAATTTAAAGAAATTGAAGGTATGCCAATTCAGCCTACAGGAGCAAAAGGAATTAAAGGAACCATTGAAATTAAAGATAAATTTGTTGATGGACTAAAAGATTTAAAAGATTTTTCACACATTCATTTAATTTATTTACTTCACAAAGTTGAAGGATACAAACTTGAAGTAAAACCGTTTATGGATACAAAAACTCATGGTGTTTTTGCAACAAGATCTCCAAAAAGGCCAAATCGTATTGGAATGAGTGTTGTTAAAGTAAATAAAGTTGAAGGAAACAAAGTACATGTTGAAAATGTAGATATTCTTAATGGAACTCCACTTTTAGATATTAAACCATATGTTCCACAATTATACGAAGATACAATTGATGAACTAAAAATAGGATGGTTTGAATCAAAACACCAAAAAGCAAAATCGCAAAAATCAGATGACAGATTTAAATAA